The genome window TCTGGACATGTTGAATCCGCGACAGCCGCGTCGGCACTTTCACAAATATCTCTTCGTTTGGCCCGAGGCCAACGAGCAGCAGTTGCGACAACTCTTCGCTGGTTGCTGGCAGAAGAAGTTGCTCTTTGCGTTGGCCATCACTGCACCGCAGGACATCTACGACTTTAATCCGTTTGGCGTCACTGGTTTGGAGTTGTCCAAGTCTACGTCAGCTCGTTATGTGGATAAGTTGAAGAATTTGCGTGGCTACGAGTTGCGGTATTCCATGTTCAGTCAACCGTTGCGTGCGTTGCCTTTGCAGCCGGTGGAAACTCGAGGATACATTGCGATCGATGGCTTCACTGCGCGTCTGTTGGCGGCCAAAATGAATGCCACAGCGCGCTATGTGATTCCACCGGATGGAGAGACCTACGGACGTTGTCTGCCCAATGGCAGCTTCACAGGTGCCGTGGCAGATTTGATGGAAGGTGTCACAGACATTTCGTTGAACATTCGCTTCGTGCTCGACTGCATTTGGCCACGGGTGGAGCACACTTATCCCTACAGGCGAACCACGATTTTGTTGGTCGTCCCCGCGGCGAAAATGCAGCCGGAGTATCGCATCTTTGTCACTGCGTTTAGCAATTTGGTTTGGCATTTGCTGTGGATCAATTTCTTCATTGCTTTCGGCATTTTTATGCTGTTTCAGTGGTTCATACGTTGGATCTCCGGTGAAGTGGGCGATCGTTGGCCCGAAATCCTTGACATGTTGTTCAAGACGCATCTGGGACAACCTGTGGAACACTTTTCGGGCAAAAGTTCGCTGCGTGCCTTCCTCATGAGCTGGGTCATGTTTAGCTATGTGCTGACCACAATTTACTTTGGCAAACTCGAGAGCAGCTTCGTTCAACCGAGCTATGAACAGCAGTTGGATTCGTTGGAGGATTTGCCCGAGATGCATTATAAAGTTCACGGAGTGACCACCGTGTTTGAAGCCATCAATTCATCGTTGTCGCCACGTCAGTATCAAATGCTGACTGCGAGGCAGCGAATACATCCGCTCAATGATACATATCATTTTTACGAAGTACCTGTGAGTAAACGTTCGAAACGCGCTGCTTTCGTTATGCGCGATGACAGAGCAAAGGAGTTTCTGGCCCTGACATACAATCCGGAAACAGGACGTTCGGCTTATCACATTGTTAAGCAGTATCTGCGCTCTATGCCGAGTACTTATATCATGCCAATTGGTTCACCATTTCTCTACAAGTTTCAAATGCTGTTGAGCGCTTTCTTCGAGCACGGTTTCTTCGATTACTGGACAGAATTGGATGTGCTGCATCGCACTCGCTCTACGCAATCGGATGAGTTCTTTGAGGATCTGGGCGATGACTCTGATCTTCCCACAGAGGAAGTCAATGTGGGTGAAGCGCAAGAGCGACGCAAGAAGCGTGTTGTGCTCACAATGGACATACTGCAGGGTGCCTTCTACTTATGGATAATTGGCATAGTGTTGAGTCTGATGGGTTTTCTGATAGAACACGCATATTTTCGCTTAAGAAGATGTCGACATCGGCGAGTTGGCAACGCGATTAATCCATTTTAGATCACTGTTCGATGAGTAAAAGTTTGCATaatgagatacccactaccaattttcaataaaagtaaactttGCGCTAAtatcgttaaaatataccaattatatatatgccgaaaaaatactgaaatatataaaaatccaagtttgtgtatgtttataccactacattgaaaatataccaaaataataaaatatcgaaaaataCTGTgctctatatttggtatatcgatatactgttATATTCTCAATATACTAagtttatattgaaaaatgtcataattattatttggtaaatCAATAAACTAcattgaatatattatataacagattaaaaaactaaaaatactacGATATActaaaatctatatttggtatatacggctacatttaaaatacacaaaattgataaaatttactataatatagtgaaatatatatttagtatatcaatatactattacattcagaATAAGCCATACAGATTCTGCACAATGTTCCAATGAGCTTCTATCCTAAAAACAtgttttacaaataataaatacttaatattgtAATTGGTAAAAACAGCATTCAggataaaatacaatttgttgcatttctgattataaatttaatggaCTATGAGAACAATTCCAATGCTGGCTAGCACAGTTACAAAAAATTGTCTTAAATTTTAGACAGACTAAAATGGGTTAATTGCTCGACTAAGATAAATGCGCATGTTACATTCTATTCGTTGACAATTATAAACactaaatgtatttttgggttgtatttttttttttggagacGTCATGGCGACACTTCAAACAGATTTATTGGCTGTCCAAAGATTGCGAgctctttgctttttgctttttgcgcCCACGTTTCATTTCCTTGTGGACAATTTATGGGGGAAATGTTGAAatctatatataattttagacTATTCCAAAAGCATTTTGCagaacatttaataattttttgttgcgcattaattaaacaattcatTGAGAATGtcacaacagaaaaaaatatgttcaTGCTGAGTCACATTTGACTCAAACGTGCTTGACTAGAATATTTGGAATTTATGCTCAAAATTTGAAGAAATTCGAATTGTGAAAGAACATTGATATAAGATGGCTTCTATATACGATAGAGATGAGCGTTATCAGTCTTCTTCGAGGCATCGTGAGAAGCACAAGGAACGCAGCGAGAGTCGCAGCGATGACTTGAACTCCTCCAGTCCCAGGCAACGAGGTGAGTCAAGTCGATCGCGTAGACGTGGCAGCCACTCGAGTATGGGCGAAACACGTAAAAAGCGATCGCGAAGCGGTTTTCGGCTTCACAATGATGAGGATTATGATCTCAGCGAACAGCTGTACAATGAGGATTTCAAACTGATGTTGGCTTTGGCTCCGACACCCGATGAAGCCTTCTGTCCCAAGTCCCTGGATCATGCGAAAGCTGTAAAGTGGCGCAACAAGTTGTTGGGATGGCAATGCGAAACGATTCAAGAGCTGCGCTTGCGACAGGCTTACATGAGTTACTTCAGTGTCTGCCTCAATCAGAAGCAAATGCGCGGCATCTTTCAGCAGGAGCCACAGGACACGCTCTGCCGGGTTGATTTTCAAGACGTTATTGAACCTAATGCCGGCTGCATGTCATCGATGGGCGATGAGAGTGCTTGGCTGGGCATGATGAGCACGTTGCAGCATCAGGGCAGCTGTTGTAGTCAGCAACCGTCGGGATCTCGTCATGCAGGAGGTTTTAACAACTCGAATAGAAGAAAGTATCCTCAAGCCACCACTCACAAGTTGGCCTATAAATCAAGACCCAAACTTGTGCCCAAATCAAATTTGTCGCTCTCCCAGAGTTCGTCGTGTCGCTCGAGTTTTGATTCCTTCACCGCCAGCAGTTCAAGTTTGGTTGCTGAGCTACCGCGCATTCAAACCAGGAGTCATCAACGTCGTCCCATTGATCAGCAAACACGTAAGGATATGGATTACCTGTTGGCTTTGATCACTTCGGAGCTCAGTGGCGAACAGTTGTCGGAGCCTGATGATTACTTtgagctggagctgaagcgCTATCGGGAATTTTATGCCAGGCATCGCTGCAACGATCCTGATCATCAACCTCTCGTTGCAGATGCTGATCTCGCCAAGGAACGAACTCACATGCTGCTCAATATGCAGAATGATTTGATCAAATTGCTATCGAATTGAAAGCTGCGAAACTCtgtgtattattttttgtgtacgAAAGTGTGTTTGAGATGTTTAGTATCCGATTGACTAATAAACTTTAcattaaataagtttttaagtAGTCATGATGaactttaatttgttaaaagccacattttttccaattttgatTTGGGATtctataaaatgaaataataacaGAGTTCGATTCATATAGCAACCAAAATTATGATAATTGTAATTAGAACAACACTTTAATAGGATGCAAAAGAAATGGTTACAAGGGAATGAGCTTTGAATTCTAAAAAACAggtgtaaataaaaaaaatcctaatttattgacaaataatttaagaaacaTACCATAATACATATAAGAATTTTTATTAGTCAAAAGACTTCATGTATGAGACTTTGTACTGTTAAAAATATGTTCTACAAAATTTCATCCACTTTCCCTTATTTCCTcaatttcagtatattttaataccaaaGATAATACATACATCGTTAATCTACCTTATTTTAAGTTCGTgttattttccaatttatatgttttaatAATTAGTCCAAGGAACTCATATATGAGGCTTACTCGTATGAACTAATAAAAAGATGAATCTAATTGTTAAGtgtcggtatatttaaataccaaaaaattataaatacaacgCTATTCTGACTTACTTTAAATTCAACTCAATTtcttattgatttattttaataattactcTTCCCTTTACGCTGTCTGATCCCATAACCACTTTACTTCAAGTTCATTCAATTTGATACAATTTTAACCAATTTTGCCTTTATGGTCGCTCTGTTGCAGGTCGCAAATCTGTGGACGAATCAActccccaacaacaacagcagcagcaacaacattccAGCAACGTCTCTGTGAACGGTTCGCCGCAACGTGTGGCCAACAAGCGGAGCAGCATCACGGTCAATATGCCAGCTGCTGGTTTGGGTCAACGTCCGCCTAGCATCATATCGACGGCCAGCCAGGACGAAGGAGGCTTCAACGACAGCGCGCCACAGCATGAGCTGAAGGCCAAGCTGCAGTCGCCCACATACAGCGAGGAAGGCAACAaggaacgggaacgggaaGAGGGACAGACACAGCACACGCTGAACTATGTGGATGTGGGCTATCGCCTCAATCCCGATGGCAGCGAGTCGCGGGAGGTTTATGGCTCCGAGGCGGAGTTGTATGACACCGCCAAGGTGAGCGACATGCAACGCAAATTCCATGGCGCCAACGGATTTGTCCAGGAGTCGAGCACCGTGTATGCGATTATCAAACCGGAAATGCAGGAACCACAGCCGGCAACGCCTCCCCGCGCCCTGCTGCAGTCCCCCACATCGACGGCATCGAGTGGCGATGGTTCAGCGACAGCGTCGCCGCTTCATCGGGGCGTCTATAGCTCACCGCCGGTGGGCGTGGTGTCGCCCATCAGGCGACGCAACAGCAGCGAACAAAATGGCGgcagcggtggcggtggcagcaCAAAGTCCACACCTCCAATGTCGCCAGCTCGTGTCAAGGGAATTGCACCCATTGCCTCGATTGACGCGCACGAAGAGGAAGAGCTCGAGTTGGAGCAGCctgaagaagaggaagaggatgAACAGCTGGCAGTCGAATATGTTGAAGTGGATCccgaagaggaggaggaggaggaagaggagcaGGCACCTGTTTTGCCCGAACGTCGAGCTCCGGCGCAAGGCGCGCTCGAGCTGCAGGATCTGGAGTATGCGGACACGAGTGCTGGCGAGGATGAGGAGGATATATTgcagcatttgaaatgcagCGAACTGGATGTGGAGCTCATCGATGACGTCGTCGACGAGGTGATCAAAGTCCATGTGACCACAGTGACggcaacaacgataacaactgctgctcctgctgctgctccaccAGCTTCGTCTGCAGCTCCGGCTAAAGCGATGCCGCGTGATGACAGCTTGCCGGATGCCATGACAGCTGCCGAGGCGGAGCGATTGTTGAGTTCAAGGTGAGTCGCAGTTGTTTCTACTTTTCTAACTAAGGCATGTTTAATTCCGTGTTGTCTTGTAGTTCATTTACGAGTATATGTAATGTTTGCGCATGTTTTTGTGGCATTGCTAGAGTCGGAGATGTTGTCTTAtatatcacgcatacgcccTGTGTGCAGGCACTCCAACAGTGCCACTGCCGCATGTTGTAGTCTTAGTTTAGTTTGCTATTTTAATACCGAATACAAAAGCGTATAATAAGTGGGTGACAATAGCATATTATTTTAAGTGAGACTTAAGAGGCATGAACGtctttaaaatgaataatgaaatAGCTTATTTCGCTGCAATATTAAAAGACAACTTCTTTTGTTAAGAGCTTAGCAAGTTTGTTTTAcatatttgacatattttacatgctattcaatttcattttttgagGCCAATAGAATATTATTTGGGCTGCGACTTTAAGAAATGAAAGATTATAAAACAGATAATAAAATAGCTGATTTAAATTCAGtatgaagaaaaacaaaaactgaaagaATTTTCTGATACCCATATGTCAACTTTATCTAGTTTTATAGTGTAACTAAGTTACTTTAAACACttagaaatagaaaaattaattataaataatctaTACACTTTTTATATAAGGACTATTAGTAGAAGATATACAGGATGAATCCTTGTTTAgggtgttttgtttttcttcttaatgtttattaaaagtttGACCGATATCTTTGAGTCTTTGCTAAGTCTATGCA of Drosophila nasuta strain 15112-1781.00 chromosome 3, ASM2355853v1, whole genome shotgun sequence contains these proteins:
- the LOC132790070 gene encoding uncharacterized protein LOC132790070, whose translation is MASIYDRDERYQSSSRHREKHKERSESRSDDLNSSSPRQRGESSRSRRRGSHSSMGETRKKRSRSGFRLHNDEDYDLSEQLYNEDFKLMLALAPTPDEAFCPKSLDHAKAVKWRNKLLGWQCETIQELRLRQAYMSYFSVCLNQKQMRGIFQQEPQDTLCRVDFQDVIEPNAGCMSSMGDESAWLGMMSTLQHQGSCCSQQPSGSRHAGGFNNSNRRKYPQATTHKLAYKSRPKLVPKSNLSLSQSSSCRSSFDSFTASSSSLVAELPRIQTRSHQRRPIDQQTRKDMDYLLALITSELSGEQLSEPDDYFELELKRYREFYARHRCNDPDHQPLVADADLAKERTHMLLNMQNDLIKLLSN
- the LOC132792840 gene encoding uncharacterized protein LOC132792840, giving the protein MLPLLGLLTLGLSNSSQLDTALQLAGTSCRIAQAQAQQINYIYRCVSCPAQDTPCYAALEAALHRCVSSRVPTAMRSLEAHELEPIRKTDSMNIFHLPAGEDGEPLVRRILDMLNPRQPRRHFHKYLFVWPEANEQQLRQLFAGCWQKKLLFALAITAPQDIYDFNPFGVTGLELSKSTSARYVDKLKNLRGYELRYSMFSQPLRALPLQPVETRGYIAIDGFTARLLAAKMNATARYVIPPDGETYGRCLPNGSFTGAVADLMEGVTDISLNIRFVLDCIWPRVEHTYPYRRTTILLVVPAAKMQPEYRIFVTAFSNLVWHLLWINFFIAFGIFMLFQWFIRWISGEVGDRWPEILDMLFKTHLGQPVEHFSGKSSLRAFLMSWVMFSYVLTTIYFGKLESSFVQPSYEQQLDSLEDLPEMHYKVHGVTTVFEAINSSLSPRQYQMLTARQRIHPLNDTYHFYEVPVSKRSKRAAFVMRDDRAKEFLALTYNPETGRSAYHIVKQYLRSMPSTYIMPIGSPFLYKFQMLLSAFFEHGFFDYWTELDVLHRTRSTQSDEFFEDLGDDSDLPTEEVNVGEAQERRKKRVVLTMDILQGAFYLWIIGIVLSLMGFLIEHAYFRLRRCRHRRVGNAINPF